The following is a genomic window from Salarias fasciatus chromosome 10, fSalaFa1.1, whole genome shotgun sequence.
AATTTTAGTTATGAGCTCCTGAgtcgtcttttttttaaaatttaaccAAAGAGCACATTTATTATAACAAGCAGTTAAAAATGCCTGAAAGACTTGGTTAGTGTATTATGGTCAAGAAATCAGTCAGCATACCTTTGGATCGGCCAACCGATGACAGTTCTTGATGTAGTTCTCAAACTTGGCTTGGACTTTGGGCATCAGCACAccctgggggggaaaaaaaacaatcacacaatGGGAAAATTTAAAGCAAACCAAAAACAAGTGATCACATAACTAGAATGTGACACCCACCTTGTTAATCGACTCCATAATTTTAGTCTTAACCTCAGGAATTGTAAGTGGACTTTTAGGCGACTTGTCACCCTTTCCTTTGGGAGTCTTCTGTTTCTAagagtaaaaacaacaaacaatgaGGAAAGTGACACTCAAAGAAGTCCATGTTCATCACACGTGTTGGAGACCAGCAGCTACCTCCTTTGAAGCGGGGGTGCTGGGTGTAGAGGTCTTGCCATTCTGAGCCGGGGTCTTTTTTTTGGCTGGTGTTGGTTTGGCCtgtaacagaaacacacatccagTCAGTTACAGCCAACAAGCCTGATTCACAATCAATTAATGTGATCTCTGCTTACCTTAACAGGTGATTCTTCTGCCTCGCTctcttcatcatcttcctcatcactaaagaaaaaaaaaaaaaaaaaaaaaaaaaaaactcaggatAACATTTTCACAAGAAAGTCAAGTGTGGCGCAACGTCAAGGAAAAAGTTATTAAATGCTTCAAACACAAATCTGCTCATACAAAAAGTCTGGATGATGTGAGAGACAAATATTTCAGTCAATGCTTTCAATCAATACTCCTGTGGTCTGTGATGGAGCCAGAAATTATTCTAAAAACCGTCACCTCGGTGCCAAAGAACCTTGGCAGACAAAGGTGTAACTCACACACAGGCCAAGTCAATTTCACTGACAGCAAAGTTTGTTTTAGCAGCCAACACGCTTGAAAAACTACGAAACACTGGGGTCAACTTTAACTTCAATCCTTGCATTCCCTTTTCTCACAACTATGTGCCTTTGTCTTGAATGATACGGTTATCTTGAGGCCTTTTAAAAGAACCATCACACTGATAATGTTAGAATCATGAAAGGGCTCTGTACATCCGGGATTTTCACAATACTGCAGTAAAACCCAATGACTGCTGGGTATTGGTAGAAACTGACTCAACAATAACTACTGCTATGCAAAATGGTTAAAGTTCCTAACTGGCAACAGTAATCCATGGAATGTGTGCTGTTGTCTGACTGCTCTGTAAGCTTGAACATATATGTTCGGCTAGATGTTTGCCCGTTTAATCAGACTAATCACACACATCCCTTATCTGAGACCCTCAGGGAAAACTCAAGATAACAGACAGCTGAGTAAACTTAACACACAAAAACTGCATGTTGTCTATATCAACTGATATCAATTTCCAGAATGTAAACTGAGGTTTTACATTTAACAAAagtcactgcaaaaaaaaaaaaaaaaaaagtttcagacCAACACTGGAGAGAAGTGGCTGCTTTCAAACTACTTTCATGCAATATGGAGCTTTTAGCTGCAGTCAAATCAATTCTACACCCCTGTGGTCCACAtgtgccagcagcagcagtttcattTCTCAGTGGGGCAGTGAAACTCTGTCAAACTGCCTGATTACAAAGATTTCCCCACAGACTCCAAAAATGTGATGCATTCTTTAAAATCTTTTTATGACAAACTGGTTTTGAATGATTGGTGACTGAGAGCATGTGGGCTGAGCTGTGACCTCCTCACGATAGCAAACAGTAACACTGGATCTGTGCGACTCCAGGAACTCACTCATCGTCATCTTCATCCTCGTCAtcgtcttcatcatcatcctcctcctctacttccattttcatttttttctgtatgagAGATCAAAAGTAAGTTAAGCTCAGTTACTCATCTGTTACAGTTCCAGCTTCAATTGAAAAGGGGTTCACACTAACCTGGTTCTTGGCTGCAGGAGAAGAAGCAACTCTTTTCTTTGAGGTAaccacttcctcttcctcctcctcctcttcttcctcatcaaAAGTCTCATCATTCTCCATCACTTTGGAAAGAAGGAAAATTAAAACAGGCTCCTCCACACCAACAGAGCACCAAAAAACAGTTTATCTAAATTCAGCTAATCACTCACTGAATGCAACGAGTAATTTCTCATATCCAGATTTTTATTGCAAACGATACTCACTGACAAGATGCTGGCCACTGATATGGATGGGACCCGAGCCTGCCTTCAGGCGGAAAACTGCTGGGGGGGTTATTGTGAATCCACCGAGACACACCTGtaataaatgcatcaaaagtTTAAATGATTGGATCGATAACACTTATAGGACAGTGCACAGAGGCAGCATTAAAAATGGGAATTAGCATCGACAGCAAAAGACAAGAGGTGCTGCACTCACACTTGGCAGGGTAGAGGGCTTGAGTGAAACCAACGCCGCTTTGACCGTCTGACCCTCGGTGTCTGTCCCTTCCACCTCCACCATGTGAAGCTCATCTTTAGTGGCGGGGTCCACACAGGCCTGCAGCAGTGGCAAAACAATTTACTCTTTGTCTAATTCAGTTGGTTTGAGTAGTATTGGTAAAATGTAATAAAGACACATTGCACACTTTAATAGCTTAAATGTGAGTTGAGAATGTTTGCACCTTAAAAAGATAATTTTAGCAGTATTAGGTTTTTTCAATATACGTTTTCCATGTACATCTCCCCAACTATTCTCTCATACAAAACGAACAAACATATTGTTATACATGGATTAATTAAACCTTGGCTGCAGATCAGGGAACTCACCATTCTGAGGTCCAGCTGATGCTCAAACTCATCATCCTCAGGATTGAACACCACTTCCTTTCCAGCCTCCAGCACACAGCCTGGTGACAAGATTTTAGTTAAAACCAAGTTAAGCatttaaaatagaaacattgATTAATTCGGACAAGTTTGATCAAGGACAAATTTGAAATGTTTCGTGGACCACCCAGGAGCACCACAAAAGAAAATTGCCATATTAGAAAGCAGCACAAGAGGGAGCCACGTGTAAAGCTCAACCCCCACATGGCATGTACAACAGAATCCCTAAAACATGAGAGGAATTAACGTAGTTTCACACAAAAAGGTGGGATCAGACAGTGCCCATAAACATAATTTCTCTATTGTTATTTTCGACATCCAAGAGGAGAAATCTGTAGTTTCCATTCATGAAATGTCCACTTGAGAGTTTCAGGTAGCCTTAAACCACATTTCTATCAGACTTCACACTTTGTTCGATAAGCTGCTTTTCTATAAGCTACAATTCATATACACAGATCACACGTCCAAGAAACCATCTGCAAAATCTATTACAATTTTTATAACTACGTTGAATACTTCTGATTTGAAATCGTGACTGAGGACTTCAGTTTTCCCTCTCAGTGGGTCATCTAGGGTGACAGAAGACGACCTACATATGCTCCTTGGattaaaagggggggggggggggggggggtattgaTGGGCTACTTCAAAAGTTACGATTTGAGTTGATTTAATTGCTCAGTAACATatcaactgagccacagctagACAGCTGACCTACATATTGAGCTGAAGCATGGAGGAAAGCAGCGTGGCGCACATGTGAGTGAACGGAACCCACGCTAACTTGGCTGCCAAGAAACACCCAGACACGCTTCAGATTAGTTTCAGTGTATGAATATACTGAGATGTGAATAATAATAGACAAATATTTCGATCTCTACTGAAGAGAAACATGAGTGATTATGCCTACTTTCGTGAACGTAACAAAATGGGGATCGCCATGTTGGAACACGTGTGTAGCCACCCGGTCCAAAGCGGTCCTTCCAAACGTATAGTACCACATTTTAACAAGTAGTAAGACTAgtaacaacacaaaacattaatatgaaaaaacagTTAAACGTTTTGGTTAGTTTTCATGAGAAACACGAGGCTTCGCATACGGACATGATGGTTCTTGTGCTTTCATGGtagcaaaaagacaaaaaaatcacCTTATAACATCTCCCGTCGTCAGTGAGCTCACAGaataggaaaaataaataaactcacCGTAGAGGAAGTTCTGTGGGGCCAGTGGTTCTTCGCTCATGCCGTTCATTTTGATCAGGAACGAGGTGATGCTTCCAGAAAGAGAGGGAGCACAGAGTGGAGCTAAATGctaaagagcagcagctttgcGTGCGTCCTGGcgtgctttcttcttctgcgtTTTCAAAACGCCCGCGGTCACAGCGACACCGACAGGCCACTGTCGGACATGGCACGCACTGCAGCACACGGCCATCTGTAGCCTGTAATACTAATACTAAATACCAATAGGCATAACAatgagaagcagaagaagatacaagaaaataaaaagaatagtTATAATATTATAATGTAATAGAGTTGTAAAatattaaatgtaatttaataaaaattaaatgaataagtAATAATTTGAAAAGGGTTCCTGCCCTCATATGTTTAATTGAATAGAGATTCCCTACTCCCCACTCAAACCAGGGTTTTGAGTCTTACTCCAACTAATGTATAAATGGAGGAAAcatacagaaaaacacaattgaCAGTCTTATGATCACAGGCGGAAAGGATCGCCTGTGGCGCTCTGTTGAATACTTTCCAGGTATGAGTCTGTTgctgaagctgctcctgctctgctgtggaCGAGAACATCATGCAGGGGGTGAGAAACATTGTTTAGAATGGACCTCAGTTTGGACCAGATCCTTCTCTTTGACACTACCTATTTGGAATTCATCTCCACCCCCTCCACATCTGGCCTTTATGATTAGTTTGTTTATCTTGTTGGTGTCTCAGCCTACAACAGTATAGAGGATAGCACTCGCCACTCAAGGCTCATAGAATACCTTCAGCATAGTACATTAGATGCTGAAGGTCTCAGCCATGGTTTTGTTGTTCACACAGTCTAGTTTATTGTCAATATGTTCACTGACCAAATCGATGGAAAAGGCCACAGATACCCTGACCCTCCTCAGGTGCACTGCTTGACCTTTTTAATACTGTTTTTGAAACAATGCCTTGTGGTGCAAAATCcaacaaaatgtgcaaaagatACCTGTTGTTTCCATATATTGTTGACATTTTGCAGCCAAAATCTGCATgtatgtttttataaactcaccctgacagcataaCTTCAATGTGGATACCTCTTCAACAATGAGCTTACTTACCATTAATGTATTCACCAAGCGCTGGATTGTTCATCCTCTAatatccaatccaatccaaatgtatttatatagcaAATTTTAACAACTAAAGACAGTTTCCAAAGTCCTGCACAGACAACAAATTCAACATGACACaataaaaaagagataaaataaataaataaataaaatctgaataaaataacaataaaaatataacacaATATAAAAATAGGATTAAAAACCCAGAGGACCACACAACTCCACGGTGTTAAAAGCCAGGGAATAAAAGTGGGCCTTAAGACGAGACTTAAAACACTCAACTGTGGGAGCTGTTCGGACATGGAGGGGCAGAGCATTCCAGAGTTTGGGACCAACCACAGAGAAGGCCCTGTCCCCTCGGGTCTTAAGTCTCGTCTTAGGCACCACGAGCTGGAGCTGGCCTTCAGACCTCAAGGCGCGCTGGAGCTGGTAAATTTGGATGAGGTCTGAGATGTACCGAGGGGCCAGTCCGCTTAAGgctttaaacacaaacaataaaatcttaaaatcaattCTGAAAcgaacagggagccagtgcaaGGACGCTAAAATGGGGGTTATATGATCGTATTTCTTCCTCCCAGTTAAAAGGCGTGCCGCAGAGTTTTGGACTAACTGTAAGCGGGAGAGAGCATTCTGGCTGATGCCtgtgtaaagtgcattacagtgGTCCAAACGAGAAGAGATAAAAGTGTGCATAACCTGTTCAAAagatttaaaagttaaaaatggtTTAACTTTAGATAAAAGCCGAAGATGATAAAAGCCCGATTTGACGATGGCATTTACTTGCTTGACAAATTTAAAATCACTGTCAATAGTGACGCCAAGACTGGTGACTGAGGGTTTGACATGGTGTGTAAAGTGGCCCAGATCTAAGCTGGGATCGATCTGTCCAAGTACAATTACCTCAGTTTTACCCTCATTAAGGCTAAGACAATTGTTTGCCAACCAAGCCTTGACGTCACTAAAACAATCAAAGAGGGGTGCCAAGGGGCTGGAAGAACGTCTCTGGAGTGGCAGGTAGATTTGACAGTCGTCAGCATAGAGATGATAGTGTATCCCATGCTTCTTAAAAATGACACTAAGTGGGAGGAGATAGAGAGCAATTAAAACTGGAGCCAGAATTGAACCCTCTAATAGGGAACACGAGCTGGGTTAGATCGCCGTGAGACAGCTTAGTTACCCTACTGGTGATTGTTGTTGCAACAGTAATGCTCAAGGACATTAGGCCGATATCAAAGAATCAAAAAGCGACATCACTATGAACGCTTCCCCCCACAAGgcatccctgtggtaacttttctgacacttcCTGCTTGGGAAAAATCCAATGACTGATTATCCAAAGGTATGAAATCTGagctgaaacaggaagaaattaCCAAAATACTCCCTTAAGCATCAtctccagcttcttctcagTAATCCCAAAAGGACACGGCTAGATTTCCTCTTTAATGTATTACCGATTTCATAACCTCAGTTCCTTGCCATAGTCGTGCACCACATCAGGTGTGACGCTCTCACGTGTCTCATGATTGTGTTctgcctgctgctctgactgaAATCtcaactgaataaataaatgtaaaatctcACAGGCTGGATTTGACCCTCTGGCTGGATGGTTTGAGCTGCAGGCTACAGGTGGTGCCATTGCTCTACATACTAAAACTCAAGCATTTAGTCCACAATGCATCCATTTCAAATAGAATGCTTAGTAGCATTTTAAGCAAGGACCAGTTCTATATCAAGGGATTATTTATGGAAACCAAACAGGTTTACTCCAAATCAACAATTCTTTAGTTTTTAATCTCCCATCTTGCAACTGAGTAGTTCAGCATGATACTGTCTAAATAAATGGAGGGCACGGCATGACATGGCACaagtttaaaatggaaaatCATCTTACGGCACATTATTTGATAACAGCGAGTACAGTTTACacagaggggtttttttttttaatcagaatcagaaactaataaaagaatatttcagtggaaaaccaactaaaatataagaaaagaaagcaaaaagaaaataaactcaagCATGCTATGTGAAGTCTTGCATTTGAGTTAAATAAGTTACTTCATCAATATTTTCAGAGATGTGAGTTCAAAATCAAGGCTAATAGTTTCCTCTAAAAATAAGTAACTGCGTGAGTTAAAGCATAATCCCAGAGGGATAAAATGATCCCTTTGGGGTGATTTTAATCATCTTTTAAGTGGCCTCTTTGTGAAAAATAATCTTATGGATTTTTGTTATctttaatgattttttaaaCTGTTGTAACTGTTGAGGAGGAAAGTTTGTAAATGATTATTAAACACActattatctatctatctatctatctatctatctatctatctatctatctatctatctctctatctatctatctatctatctatctatctatctgggTACAGCCTTAACAACCATGAGCAAATGAGTGCAGATATGATAAAAGCAAAGGCCGTGGTAAATGAGTCACGGCCCAGTTTGAGTGGCTCCTACTAACGTGTCCTTCATGCACGTTTCTCCTTGACTCCCCCACCAGGAATGCAGCCAATATATAATTTGTACTGGGAGCAAACACAAAGTAAAACGCACACAAGCGTAAAGTAAAACACCACCCAGTTTAagaatttacatatttattgtTATGGCTTAAATTTAATCGTCTGCTTGTGAAATTTACTATCTCTGCTCGCTCCAAACCAAGATTCTAGAGACCGGAGGCTGTGATGTTACCCTGATGTACCACTGACTGCGAAAAGAACAGTGATTAATATTTTAGTGCCTCAGCTACTATAGCCTGTGAGTTTTCTATTACGGTGGGGCTTTCAAACAGCCTGACTCACAGAAAGCCATCAGCAGGAGTTAGTTACCTTTCATCCGTCTGCAGGATGCACGTCAGAGTAACgtcacagccccccccccccccccccagtttgGATGGGGGGGAGACAGTTAAGCAAATATTCATTAATACAGATGgggctgtcctcgtttccatatTCCCAACTGACATTCGGTGGTGTTTCCCTGCAAGATCGTCACTGGCTTTCTCATTCCGGGGTTTCAACGGAACAGCGCGGCGGCAAAACTCTCTGACTGGCACAATTACACACCGATTAGTAAGACGATCATCATCACTGTCACACTATTATTTCAATCACCTGTGCAAATATTCTCATGATCAGTTGACccattttgtgtttattcaacATCTTGTTTTTGCTGGTATTTCATAGTGATATTCAAATTTATATTAtacttatttatttcagtttttttttgtttacatttttgacaGTACATCAAGCTGATCAGAAGATGCAAAGCAGCAggtgaaaatagaaataaagaagaaacaagCTTCTTTCTATTCATTAAATCTTCAGTTTGAACACAGAGGGAAACAAAAATTACGAGCAAGACAAGCACGGACTAAAACATGAAACACCGTTTTTAAAGGATTTTGTCTCTCTAATGTAAGCTTAAGACGGACTGACAACGAGAAAGGGACGGACGCGGCACGCAACAGACAGCCAGCTCAACTCAAAAGCACAGGTCACTGCCGATACACGACACCTTCCGGCCTGTCTGTCAGCCGCAAGATGCATGAGATAACTACCCATCAAATGTTCAGAGGGAAATTAAAGCGCTCTTGCAAAAAGCATGCAATCATATTTtggcaaaaggaaaaaaaaaagaagagtttttggcaaataaaaataaatatttcagctgGTCAGACGGGACACTCCTCTCTTCTGCGGTCCAGGAGGAGCCTTGTAATGCAGGAGCGGCATCATCTTAGGCAGGGCGATCTGTGTGACCCGACTGGGAGCTCAGGTCTGTCGTATCAGTcactttgtgttgtgtgtcgaGCAAAAATCTCAGCAGGACGGATGTAAAGCACTGCAGTCCAGTCATTTCATTCAAGTCACTGCAAGGGGAACGGGGGGTGGGGCAGAGGATCCGACTGCATCCAGAGCACAGCTGGATAAActgggatgaggaggaggagaaggagcagagacTTAATGTATTGCACATatgcatccacacacacgcactcgcaCCAAGCCCTCTCGCTTTTCACGTCTTTGTCTCCCACGCCTCCACTCctacatcacattttcaaagagCTGCATTGATCTCATCATGGTTTCATCCTGggggggagaaagaaaaggagcaatCAGAAAGATGGATTGAACTCTTATCTCTGCACCTCGATGAAGTAGTTAGCTTTCTCAACTAACTGGAAGAAACTCTCTGGTTTCATTCCTGGTTTAATATTCTACcatcgtcagctgggatcagcttcaAGACGTCTTTGACTGGCCAAAGTTGTAAAATACGACACATCCTAAGTACTAATGATGATATTTTTCAGACACTTTGTAGCATATAACCCACACAAAGTAACTCtagaaaaaaggaagaatttttttgacattgatcattgtatttttttctactCTGAAACAAATCTGACACAGAGCAAAACATACCTCTTGGCACGCGATAATGAACTCCTCCAATGTCACCACTCCATCTTTGTTCTTGTCCATTTTCTGGGGGacaaaaacaatgtaaacaatGCTATTTTCATGGTGCTTTTATCAAATTGAGACAGATGTTGCTGGAATTCAATTTTTAAACTTAACTTTGCCCATTTTTAGCTCTTTATCTTTAAATGATTTGCCCACCAGGGCATAACATTGTGAACTTAATTCTGATGTGTTTATCATGGCACTTGTCAGTGACATTGACATATTAGCTTGCAAATGAACATTTCTTTCTCTCAAAGCTTTTGAGAAAGCGAGTTTGAAGGGGGCCAAATGGCTGAAGAAGGGTACAGATATGCATCGCTTAGATTTTCCAATTTATTAATATGATGTGGAGCCTACGGGTGAAGTTGTTTCAGTCAGGAGGAGGGGGCCATGGAGTGTATTCTCCTCTTGAAATATAAAATAACCGAACAGAGTGGACACATATATCAAATGGAAATCATTCAAACTACTGTTGTGAAACTTTTCCAAGCCCCAAAAAACGACCCAAAAGTCCCTATAAGGGCAGAGAGTTTCAAGTAGAAAGCTAATCGTAAACATGTTTTCCCTGAAACCCAACGACTTTAACACCACCACTCATTAATAACAAAACTATTAACTTTTTACTGGTCTGTCTGATCAGTTTCTGTGCCAACCTGGAAAAAGGCATCCACATGCTGCTGCGGGACGTCCCCCTTTAGCGCCGGGTAGGTGTACTTGCCCATCATGTCGTAAATGGCCCTCACAATCTCAGTCATTTCCTGAAATTACAGATAATAAACACAATGCTGAACAAATTCCTCAGATGGCGCATAAACCACAGGCGGAACTGCTTCGTCTCACCTCTCTGTTTATGTACCCATCTCTGTTGATGTCGTAAAGGTGAAATGTCCACTCCAGCTTTTCCCTCAGCGTTCCCCTCAGCAGGATGGACAAACCCATTACAAAGTCCTGTACAAATACAGCAGGAAAGACAGCGAACTCAGCTCTCCAGGCAGTgagaaagtcacatttttacGGTTTGGCTTACCTTAAACTTGATGGAGCCGTTGTTTGTGGTGTCAAATGCGTTGAAGAGATAATGTGCGTACATGCTGGCATCTGCAAGACAGTAGTTTGAAAAGTGACTGCATAAAACCTGCAAGTACATTACACTAAACTGTGCATACATGATAACACCTTAAGAGGAATAACATACAGGAGGGTCGACATGCTTcagtcctgtttacatgaaaactgaTTTCATCTGTCTTAGTTTGCTTGTTTGCAGTCACTATTGAGTGAGTTGGATGTGGTTATGAAGGAAGTTATGATATTTATGAGCTTCAAAAGAGTGACATGTTTTAGATACACAGAAAATATCCTATAATAAAGTCtacaaataaaagttgtggTGAGCCAGTGGAGGAAATGTCACGATCATAAACaatacaaatgttttcagacATAGTAAATCACATTGTACTTGTGCATTAACTCATGAAGCCCTAAAAAAACataatcaaaataaatcctCAATAACTACACactcagcagaaacacaaacgtgGTCTCTGTGTAACGAAAATAAATCATGTAATCCATTTCTAGTGTCAGTAAGTTGTTAAATGTTCCTGTACCTGAGCAAATTTTCTTCATCTCTATCTAAACTAAGGTCTAATTTTGTAAATAACACTATGATATTATATCCTAATATATAACATTGATATGACCATTTATTAGCACAAACTCCTCAGTATTTGCTGCATTCTGTACCATATGCCTAAATGGATAGTGCATGTTATTTTGCATGCTTGTAAGAAGCTATCCTTAATGTGTCCCATTAGTCGATTACTTTCTACATGATCTTGAGTGCAATATCACGTTTGCGCCTGCTTTCATATGCAGATCGGGCCCTTAGACGGCCGCAGACTGCTCTCAGTAAGGTAAGATAACATTTATCTCTCGTTGTAGAGACAGGCTGAGCGAGCAATCACCTCAGGGAGCAGGGAGAAGGGACACGGCGACTTCGAGCTTGGTTTTAGCCATGACAGAAGTAATCCTTAGTTCATGGAATCTTCCTTAATATTTGTGATTTAATAATAATGCCGTGCTGATTTATAATGTGTAAACATTGaaagaaataatcaaaacaGAGCAAATTACCTCCATGAGGAAAGAACTGTGCATAAATGTGTTTAAACGTCTCCTCATTGACGACTCCACTTGGACATTCCTGTGAGGAGAATTGATTCAGGTTACTCCATTAATCAAGtcacatttctcatttttgatTGGCACAACTTGAACCGCAAACTGTTTGCTCACATTCTTAAAACCCCGATACAGGATCTGCAGTTCTTGTTTGGTGAAATTGGTTTGGGCTTCCAGCTGGTCCAGGCCCTCTGGCCTGTGACACACCGTCGTCATCTCCAGCTCGTCATCTGTTTTATCTGCGGGGAGGAGAAAGGTTCAACATCTGTGTTTGGAAATATAAAGTTAGAAAGCGACAACTCAGCTAATCCtgagaatgtgaggttggcagtAACATAAATATCTGATCGGACGGCAGAAAAGAAAAGCGCGCTCGCAGATGTAACAAGAACAGCAAAAGGAAAAAGCCCGACCAGATGAGGATGTGAGTATAAGAAGGATTTGAGGAGAGCTGAATGGAAGTGACAAATTAGGTTTCCCCTGTGGAGTTGAAGCATTTTATTAATGGCAACAAGGTGCCGGGCTCGGGGCGCAGTGGGGATGGATGGCGGTTAATGATGCGGAGAGATGCCTCTGCTCCGGGCGAGTGTTTGACCGTCTACTGCTACATCCCATCATTCGGCATGTGGGCTCAATCCGCACACACCGATGAGTTCACGAACATGAACAAACATCAACAAGAAAACATCCTCAGGCAGCTGCAGGCCCTGAAGAAAACCCCGAAGAAATGAGATGTGAAGTCTGGAGCCTATATTCACAGAGCGAGAGTCGTATTTACACTGGAACTTGCATTCTTGGGTTGACGTCTCAGTTGAGGCTGTATT
Proteins encoded in this region:
- the npm1a gene encoding nucleophosmin 1a produces the protein MNGMSEEPLAPQNFLYGCVLEAGKEVVFNPEDDEFEHQLDLRMACVDPATKDELHMVEVEGTDTEGQTVKAALVSLKPSTLPSVCLGGFTITPPAVFRLKAGSGPIHISGQHLVMMENDETFDEEEEEEEEEEVVTSKKRVASSPAAKNQKKMKMEVEEEDDDEDDDEDEDDDDDEEDDEESEAEESPVKAKPTPAKKKTPAQNGKTSTPSTPASKEKQKTPKGKGDKSPKSPLTIPEVKTKIMESINKGVLMPKVQAKFENYIKNCHRLADPKDIAELWTWRQTLKDAK
- the kcnip1b gene encoding Kv channel-interacting protein 1b isoform X1 yields the protein MAGCTTRCRQGVLKLIQSLQRLVSGTLTKDKTDDELEMTTVCHRPEGLDQLEAQTNFTKQELQILYRGFKNECPSGVVNEETFKHIYAQFFPHGDASMYAHYLFNAFDTTNNGSIKFKDFVMGLSILLRGTLREKLEWTFHLYDINRDGYINREEMTEIVRAIYDMMGKYTYPALKGDVPQQHVDAFFQKMDKNKDGVVTLEEFIIACQEDETMMRSMQLFENVM
- the kcnip1b gene encoding Kv channel-interacting protein 1b isoform X2, giving the protein MGAVVGTLTMQTKQRRPSRDKTDDELEMTTVCHRPEGLDQLEAQTNFTKQELQILYRGFKNECPSGVVNEETFKHIYAQFFPHGDASMYAHYLFNAFDTTNNGSIKFKDFVMGLSILLRGTLREKLEWTFHLYDINRDGYINREEMTEIVRAIYDMMGKYTYPALKGDVPQQHVDAFFQKMDKNKDGVVTLEEFIIACQEDETMMRSMQLFENVM